From Paenibacillus graminis:
TCTACATAGAAGCACAGCACTTCTCCGATCATCATATCGCAGTGTCCCAGCTCCACATGCCGCGTAAGCCGGCACTCCATGGCAATCCTGCATTCCGCTATACGCGGAACCCGGATCATTTGTCCGGGCACCGGCGTTAGTCCGGCCAATTCCAGCTCGCTGACGCCTTCCGGGGCGTTGATTGAGGTGTGGTTAATCGCAGCCACATTATCCTCGTCCACGATATGCACCACAAACTCTCCATTGCGCAAAATGTTGCTTGCCGTGTGCTTCATCTCTCCGGTTGCCTTGCGCACACAGGAAAACATAATCATCGGCGGTTCATCATTCACAATATTGAAAAAACTGAACGGCGCGGCATTCACCACGCCTTGTTCATTTATTGAGGTTACAAAAGCAATCGGCCGGGGGATAATGCTTCCGATCAGAAGCTTGTAATTGTCATGCGCCGATTGTGCTGAAGCAGCGATATACATAAAAACACCTCCATGCAATGTGTTGAACGCCTAAGGTAAGGGCTTAAGGGCTTATTCTAAAATAGAAAATGTATAGTTTCAAGCTATCCATTATCCTTCGATTTCCGCTGAAACTTCACTGTCCCTTTAAAGGGCGGTGTTGCCGTTTCTGCTTGAGGTTGACCAAAACGATGCTGCCCACAATAAGCAGCAGGCCGACCACCAGATTAAGCGTGATCCGCTCATGCAGCAGCACTACACTTGAACCGATGGAGATCAGCGGAATCAGAAAGGTGAAGGAACCGACCTTGCCGGCCTCCCCTTCCTTGATGAGACTGAAATACACCATCCAGCCCAAGGCGATCACGAATACAGAAATGAACAGGGTGTTCATGATAAAAGCCGTGTTCCAGGTTATATCCGCCCAGCTCTCAATTACTGACCCGGCTCCCAGCAGGACAAGGCCCCCAATCATGATCTGCATGGCTGTCATCCACAGCATATCCACCCGGGCCGCATTACGCTTCGTATAGACGGTGGCAAAAGCCCAGCTGAGCGCACTGGCCAGAGCGAGCACAATGCCCTGAACAGAGATGCTCCCGGTGAAGCCGCCGATACTGAGTGAGGCTACACCGAGGAATCCGAGCACGAGACCGGCCAGCTTCAGCCCATACATGCTCTCACCCAGCCAGAGCCAGGCGAAAATGCCAAGCAGCACCGGCTGCAGAAAAACAATGGCGGAGAACAGGCCGGAAGGCACATACTGCAGGCCAATGGTCTGGAAGCCATAATAGAAGACGATACTGAGAAAAGCCGACACCAGATACACCGGCCACAGCCGCTTGAACTGAAGCTCCTTCAGCTTCGGAAGGGCGGCGGCGATCAGAATTACACCGGCGATTACGGTGCGTATCCCGGCAAACAACAGCGGCGGAGCGTAGTGTAAAGCAATTTTGGAAAGAGGCCAATTAATGCCCCAGACAATGACCAGAAAGATAAGCAAAGCTATGGTTTTTCTCTGCTGCTGCATTTATTCACCTCTTGTTCTATTTTCATACCAATGATACAGTAAAATTAGTTATAATTGAAATGAATTATTATTATAAGGGGCATACCAAAACTGTTATGAACAACAATCAGATCCGTTTGTTTGTCAGCATTGCCGAGAGCGGCAGCTTCACGAAAGCCGGACTGGAAATGAATATGACCCAGCCTGCAGTCAGCCGGGCCATCTCCGCGCTGGAGGCGGAGCTTGCGGTGAAGCTGCTGCTGCGCGACCGCCGCAGCGGGCTGATGCTCACCGATATCGGCAAGCGTATCCTTGTTATTTTCCGGGAGATCCTGATCGGGTATGACAAAGTGGAGCAGGAGATTGCCGCCGAAAAGGGGCTGGAGAAGGGACTGATCCGTGTCGGGGCGTTTCCGGTGGCTTCGGCGCATCTGGTCCCCAAGATTATCCGCTCTATCGCCTCAAGCTACCCTGAGATCGAGATCAGGCTGTACGAAGGGACGGTCGACGAGGTGAAAGAATGGCTGGACGCGCGGTTCATTGACGTGGGGCTGATCATTCCTCCGGATGGAAACTTCGACACCGTTCCACTCTTCCGGGAAAAGCTGTATGCCGTGCTGCAGGACGACCACCCGCTCCGGCACAAGGATGTTATTTGTGTGAAGGACCTGGAAGATGAGCCGATGCTGATCTGCAGATCCGGCTATGAACCGCCGGTAGTCGATTTATTCAAGAGAGGCGGCAGCAAGCTGAATGTGAAATATGAGGTCAGCAGCTATCTGACTGCCCTCAATATGGTCAAGGAAGGGCTGGCTGTGGGCGTGATGTCCCAGCTCTCGCTGCTGTCGCTTCCTCCCGGCGTGATCATCCGGGAGCTGGCTCCTGATGCCTACCGTGATATTCATCTAGCGGTGAACTCGCTTGCCGAGGTGTCGATTGCCGTCAGGCTGTTCATGGATACGGCCCTGCAGCTGACCGCCAGTCCGGATACTGCAGGATCGCCCGGAATTCAGGCCGGGCAAGTATAGCCGGGGAGATTGAACTATATAAGGAGGGAATCGAAGTGAAATATAACCGTTTGGGCAACAGCGGACTGCAGGTGTCTGCGCTGGGCCTCGGGACCAACGCGTTCGGAAAGAGGGCCGGCCAGCAGGCCTCGATTGATATTGTTCATGCCGCGCTGGACCATGGAATCAACTTCATAGATACTGCCAATATCTACGCCGGCTCCGAGTCCGAGCGAATCATTGGGCTGGCACTTGAAGGCAGGCGGCAGGAAGCCGTTCTGGCTACCAAGGCAGGCCTGCCGGTACACGAAGGGCCCGGAGGCAGCGGCTCTTCGCGCCGTCATCTGATACAGGAGCTTGAAGGCAGCTTGCGCCGCTTGAAGACGGATTATGTGGATCTCTATCAGATACATACCTTCGATCCCTATACGCCGCTGGAAGAGACCTTGCGGACACTGGATGATATGGTATCCGCAGGCAAGGTCCGCTATATCGGCGCTTCCAATTATGCAGCCTGGGAGCTGATGAAAGCGCTGGGAATCAGCGAATTGCGCAATCTGGCCAAGTATGTCTCCATCCAGTGTAGCTATTCTCTTGCTGACCGGACACCCGAGACCCAGCTGCTCCCGCTCTGCCTGGATCAGGGAATCGGCATCATTCCCTATTTCCCGCTGGCTGGAGGCATCCTCACAGGCAAATACGGCGGCAGCGACGCCCCGCCCGCCGGCTCCAGAGCGCAGACGGATCCGAACTTCAGCCGCTTCCTGAGCAAGGACCGGATCGCCCTTGGCGATGCGGCGGGAGCCATCGCCGCTGAGCTGGCGGCCTCCCCCACCGTGCTGTCGCTGGCCTGGCTGATGCACCAGCCTGCCGTCTCCACCGTCATTGTCGGCGCTACGAAGGCCGCGCAACTGCAAGAAAGCATCCAGAGCGTTACGCTGGCTCTGGATGCCGATAGCCTGCACCGGCTGGACGAAGCCAGCCGGGCCTTCCGGCACGGCGAGCCGTTCGCATACTACCGTCTGCCGTAAACAGCGAAGCCGCTGCCTTTTGTGAATGGCAGCGGCTGATTGCTGTTCCTCGAACGCATGTGCACAAGCCGGCAGCTTCGCGGACTCAGCATCCGCTGTTCCTGCCAAAATCGCGTTCTGCGCTTCATATCTATAGCCTATAACGGTCTTTATGACTTGGAGGCCGGCGTATAAATCAGGCAGCGCAGGGTCTTCCCGGGATAACGAAGCTCTGCTGTATAGGAGCTTCCGTCTTTCAGTTTAACCAAAACTGCTACAACCCCGCGTTTGTCATATATGCTGTCCTTAATAATAGAAGTGCCGACAATCTCACGGGTGTCACCCTGTTTGTCTGCAACAATGGTGCGCGCGGTCTGGAGCCAGCTGGAATCCTGTCTGATCCGCCCGTTCATCTCTGCTGTGATTGGCGTTCTCTTATAATCCCGTTCCACAATGGTCGTATCCAGGACCGTTCCGCTCAGCGAATCAATGAGTACATTATACGTGAGATAGGGTCTTCCTTGAGCTCGGAGCGTCCCTTCTCGGTAAGGATGGAAATCGACGGACCACTCTCCCTTTTGCTCAGGACCCCATTTATTGTATAACGCTGTGGCCTCTAGCTTGGACAGATCCACATCGAATAGACGGATCACACTCTCTCTTGCTTTGCTGAGGGTTTCGGCCTCGCCGATGTCCTTCTGATCAGGCTGCGGTTTTACATAGGTCAGGCTCAACACATAATTGAAGCGATAATTCCAATCGATAAACTGCAGCATTTCCTCATCCGTAAGGGCACGCTTGGGGAATACATAAGTAGCTTTGCTCTGATCCAGATAAAACTCGTGGTTCCCGGCTTTCATGGGCAGCTTCTGCTTGGGACGCAGGCCATCGAACCGATATTGATCGTCCAGGATAAGCCGCCGTTTGATTTCTTGCTCGGTCATCTCCCGGGTGAATATTTCATGATCCATAAATCTAAGCTTTTCGGCGTACGCATTGGACTCCTTGATTTCCTCTTCAGTGACCGTGAGCTCCAAATACGTCTGGATCGTCGAGACCGGAGCCTTCGCCTCGATCTTCAGCACCGGAATCTGGCCGCTCGCCAGTTGAACCGCAGGCTTCCCGGTTTGCTGCTGTGTGTAGGATACATTCGCTTCCGGCATCTGGCGGCTCATTTCTGTGTAAGCAACAATTTGCGGTACCGCAAAAGCACTGAGACCCAGCAGTCCTCCCGCTATGAATATCACTCCAAGGGCCGATTTAACGTCATTTCTGTTCATCTTCACTACCTCCAATGTGTAAGTGGGCTTGTCTTAGCCTTACTGTAAGATAAAGATGTTATAAAGTAAGAGGCCCGTTGTTATGGAGTTGTAAAATAAGCTGTATGGTCGTACCCTTCTGCTCCTCCGACTTCAGAGACAGCTGCGCCTGATGCGCTTCTGCAATCTGGCGGCACAGGGCCAGACCGAGTCCGGCCCCGCCATGTTCTCTGGATCGCGCATGATCCACCCGGTAGAACGGCTCAAATACCCGCTCCAAATGTGCGGCGCTCATGCCTCTGCCGGAGTCTGTCACCTCCAAAACCGCCGCAGCATCCTGTTCATACGCCGCCAGCTTGATCTCCAAACCCGGGGTTGAAGCATGGATCGAGTTCTCCAGGCAATTCACCAGAAACGATTCGAGCAGTTCCCGGTCGCCCCATACCGCGGGAATATCTGCATCTAGAATCAGCTCAATCCCTGCCGCATCCAGATTAGCCTGTTCCATCCGGCGCACGGATTCGAACAGTTCCACAACCGGTATCCTGCTCCGTTTCACCGGCTGATGGCTGAGAATGGATAGATCCAGCAGCTTGAAAACCAGATTCTTCAGGCGCAGCGTCTCGCTCCAGAGATACCCGCTCGCTGTTATCCGCTCTTCCTCATCAATATGGGCGGCATTCAAATACTGGGCGAATCCCTGCAGACTGGTCAGCGGCGTTCTCAGCTCATGAGCCAGGTTATCCACCATCCGCTGTTTCTCCTCAGCCATGGCGGAGAGGTCCGTGACCTGCCTTTCCACAGCATCTGCCATGCGGTTAAAGTGCTGCGCCAGCTCCCCGAATTCATCCCTGTTCTTAAGCTGCACCCGTTGGCCATAGTTCCCTTCGGCTATACTTTTGGTGCTGTCCGCCAATGATTGCAGAGGTTTCGTCAGCTTGCGGATCAGCACATACATGAGTGCAGCAAGAACAGGAATCGAAATACAGTTGATATAGACAAAATAACGATTCAGCTCATCCTGGCCGGCATACAGTGCTTCAATATCCCGCCGGTAAGTTAGCTGCAAATACCCGTAAGGCGCCGGCAGCTCATTCGTTACGCTGATATGGCGGGCGGACGGCTCCGATGGCTCCGCATACACGGGGGCATCCTGATTGGATAATTGCAGAGATATGCCCCGCTCCCGGTAATACTCTCCATAGGAACGGGCAACATCCAGCAGAATCGTATCGTTAATCCGCATCCCCCGTGATTTTATGGAATTTAGATTTTCATAGATACTGTTGGCAATCAGAGCATGGTCACTTGCCGCCCGCTGCTGTTCCCTGTTCATATTCAGCCGCCAGCTTTTGTTCATAATCATAATGACGCTCACATCCAGGACTACAACGAACAAGACGAGCATCAGCACCAGCGTTTTCTGCCAGAATCTCATCGCTCACCTCTCCGCTTCCAGACGGTAACCCAGCTTGTACACCGTTCTGATACGTTCTTCCCAGCCCAGTTTTTTGCGCAGTTGCCGGATATGCACATCCACCGTCCGGGTATCTCCTTCAAATTCATAACCCCAGGCCAGCTCCAGCAGTTTCTCCCGGGATAAGGCAATATTCTGGTTCTGAATCAGAACCTCCAGCAATTCAAATTCTCTGGCCGTTAGTTCGACAAGCTGTCCGCTCCTATAGATCTGCCGGGCCGCCAAACGGATGTCTACATCTCCTGCGGTAAATCCCTCTTCTTCCTTGATATTCCGGCGCAAAACAACGTTGATGCGGGCCAGCAGCTCCAAAATCTCAAACGGTTTAATGATATAATCATCCGCACCCAGCTCAAAGCCGGTGATGCGGTCAGCCAAAGAATCCTTGGCGGTAATAAAAATAACCGGAACACCCGGATGGCGGTGCCGCCTCATCCATTCAAATCCATCCATCACCGGCAGCATCACATCCAGCAAAATAAGATCGATCTTCTCCTGCTCCAGAATCTGCTGCATCTGCGCTCCATCAAAGGCTTTAAAAAACCGATGGCCAACCAGCTTTAAATTCATCGTAATCAGATCGCTGATCGGCTTCTCATCCTCAACCACCAATATCGTTGCCATCCCCAAACCTCCACCTCTTGCTTAGCCAGTTATACCTGTACGGTGCCATAATCGTTGTGGTTCGACATTGTAACCCAATTCCCTCTATTATTCAAACCCTTCACTGGTCTCAGCCCGGTCATCGGCCGGAATCCAACAGAGAAATCGCCTTGCCTTAAGCGGACTGGACGCAATGGTGAGGGCTTGCAGCAGGGATACTCCGTCCTCAGCCATCTGTGTGTCGAGCCTATCCATCTTAGACGCCAATAAGCCGGACGCTATCCCCTTCAGGGGGCAGCGTCCGGCTTAATTTTAACCTGTCTGTGTTAGACCGCAGCGATAAAATGCTCCATATCCTCTTGTACACTGGTAATGCCGCTAATGCCGAAGGTGTCTACCAGCACTTTGGCTACATTCGGAGAGAGGAAGGCCGGCAGTGTCGGGCCAAGATGAATATTCTTGACACCGAGATGCAGCAGGGCCAGCAGCACAATGACCGCTTTTTGCTCGTACCAGGCAATATTGTAGGCAATCGGCAGATCATTGATGTCCTCCAGTCCGAATACCTCCTTGAGCTTCAGCGCAATCACGACTAGGGAATAGGAGTCGTTGCATTGTCCGGCATCCAGTACGCGGGGAATCCCGCCGACCTCCCCAAGCGCCAGCTTGTTGTATTTATACTTCGCACAACCCGCCGTCAGAATAACGGTATCTCCCGGCAGCTCAGCGGCAAATTCCGTGTAGTAATTCCGGCTCTTCATCCGGCCGTCGCAGCCTGCCATCACAAAGAACTGCTTGATTGCGCCGCTCTGCACAGCCTCTACCACCTGATCGGCCACATTCATTACCGCAGCATGGGCGAAGCCGCCAACAATTTCTCCGGTTTCAATTTCAGTTGGTGCCTCGCAACTCTTGGCCTGCTCGATGATTGCAGAGAAATCCTTCTCCCCGTTCTCACCGGCCGCAATATGCTGTACCCCAGGGAAACCCGTATGGCCGGTGGTGTACAGACGGTGAATATAGCTGTCCTTAGGAGGTACAATGCAGTTCGTAGTCATCAGAATCGGACCGTTAAAGCTCGCAAATTCCTCATTTTGCTTCCACCAGGCGTTGCCGTAATTGCCTACGAAATGGCTGTATTTTTTGAATGCAGGATAATAGTGGGCCGGCAGCATCTCGCTGTGTGTATACACATCCACTCCGGTTCCTTCCGTCTGCTTGAGCAGCGAATCCATATCCTTCAGGTCATGCCCGCTGATCAGAATCCCCGGACGGGTTCCCACACCGATGTTCACTTTGGTAATTTCCGGGTTGCCGTATGTCGATGTATTCGCCCGGTCCAGCAGCGCCATGACCTCTACACCCAGCTTCCCGCATTCCAGCACCAGCGCAGTCAGTTCGTCGCCGCTGAGCGTGTCATCCAGCACTGCCGCCAAACCTTTTTCCATAAAAGCCTGAGCATTAGGCTCATAATAGCCCAGTACCGCCGCATGCTCCATATAAGCCGCCATCCCTTTGAGTCCGTAGGTCAGCAGCTCGCGCAGCGAACGGATATCCTCATGTTCTGTGGCAAGAACACCTACTTCCTGTGCTTTTAGCTGCAGCTCCTCATCTGTACCGGCAGTCCAGAGGGCTGCATCATGACCGGACAGGGCAGCCTCTGCCCCTGCGGAGTTCAGCCGGTTTCTCCACTGGTCACGAAGTGCAAGTCCTTCTCTAATGCGTGTTGTGAAATGCTCCGGGGTGAAGTTTGCATTGGTAATGGTCGCGAACATGCTTCCGGTTATAAACTTCTCTGTGGCCGGATCAGTGATGCCAAGCTCGCGGCCCCGCTGTGCAAAGATTGAAATGCCTTTCAGCGTATACAGCAGCAGATCCTGGAGATTCGCCACCTCGCTGGTTTTACCGCAGACTCCCTGGATGGTGCAGCCTGATCCCTTCGCCGCCTCCTGACATTGAAAACAGAACATTTCGCTCATTTCCCGTTCACTCCTTATGGGTTCTTGGATACTGGACAGGACATTCCTCGTCCCGCCTTTACAGTTACCAGTAATTGTAGTAGACTTTCGTCGAACAATCGGTAACGGATGTTACCGAATATTTAAATTCTGGAGGAAATCTATGAAACCTGACCCTGCCGTGCTGCAGGCCTGTCTGCTGTTTCGGGGACGGTCTGTGGAAGAGATTGAATCTCTGCTGCACAAGATGATCTACACTGTCAGCGAGTTTCCGAGAAAAACAGTAATCCTCGCTGAAGGCGACAAGGCCGACCGCCTCGGTATCGTGCTCTCGGGACGGGTGGAAGTGCAGAAGAACCATCCCACGGGCAGCGGTGTAACCATTGCCCATCTGAATCAAGGCCAGACCATTGGCGAAGCCGTGCTGTTCCGCAGAAACAACAGTGTTCCCGCAACGGTTACCGCCTCTGATCCCTGCACCGTCATGTTCATTGGCAAGCAGGAGCTGCTGCGGATGTTTACGGCAGATACAGACCTGTTGACCCGTTTCATTGAGAATCTGTCCGAGCGGCTGGTGCTGGTCAACCGGAAAATTGAAATACTCTCAGCCGGACCGCTGCGGCGGCGCATTGTCGATTTTCTGCTGGAGCAGGCGGAGCTGCAGTCCTCCGCTACTGTCCGGCTTCCTTTCAGCAGAAAGGAATGGGCCGAGCATTTGAATACGGCACGGCCTTCGCTTTCCCGTGAAATGGGAATTCTGCGCGACCAGGGCTGGATTCTTTTCAAGGGGAGGGAAATCACCCTTCTGGACATGGATCAGATGAAGGATTACATTCACAGTGTCGAAGCTGATTCCGGGGGCAAGAGCTGAAGCAGATGACTAATTATGGAGGAAGGGTCGAGGATGCTCGAAGCAACGTCGCAGAACGTAGAACAAATGTTGGGGGACACCTGTGAATTTTTCCACACCGGAGCTACAAGGGCTGTTGCCTTCCGGCTGGAGCAGCTGCGGAAGCTGAAGAATGCCATCAAACGCTACGAAACACGGATTATTGCCGCTCTGAATAAGGACCTGCACAAAAGCGAATTCGAAGCCTATGCTACGGAGATCGGCTTCACGCTCGACAGCATCGGGTACATGATGAAGCACCTGAAACGCTGGGCAAAGCCCGTCAAAGTAAAGTCCCCGCTGCATATGTTCCCGGCCAAAAGCCTGATTCTCAGCGAGCCCTACGGGACCGTGCTGATTATCGGACCTTTCAATTATCCGTTCCAGCTGCTGATTGAGCCGCTGATCGGCGCTATCGCCGCCGGGAATTGCGCTGTGCTGAAGCCTTCGGAGAGTACTCCCGCTGTCTCGGGAGTTATAGAAGACATGATCCGGGAGACGTTCGAACCGGCTTATATCCGGGTAGTCCAAGGCGAGAAAGAGATGACCACTCAGCTGATCCAGGCCAAGTTCGATTATATTTTCTTTACGGGAAGTGTCCCTGTCGGCAAAATCGTGATGGAAGCCGCCGCCAAAAATCTGGTCCCGGTCACGCTGGAGCTCGGCGGTAAAAGCCCGGTCATCGTCGATAAGACGGCCGATCTGGAGGCGGCGGCCAAGCGGATCGTCTGGGGAAAGCTGATCAATGTGGGGCAGACCTGCATCGCCCCGGATTACATGCTGGTCCACCACAGCGTCGCAGCCGAGCTGATCCGCCGGATCAAACATTATATTACTGTTTTTTACGGCAGCGATATTCAGCGCAGCCCGGATTACGGCCGGATCGTCAATGAACGGCAGCTGCAGCGGATTCGCGGAATGTTGGAGAAGGACCAGGCTAAGATTGTTCTGGGCGGCAAGGTTTTGCCCGAAGATCTGTACATTGAGCCCACCTTGATCCACCCGGCTGCCTGGAGCGACGCCTCCATGGCGGATGAGATCTTTGGACCTGTCCTGCCCATTATGGAATACAGCCGCCTGGAAGAGGCCATTCAATCGGTGAATGAACACCCCAAACCGCTGGCGCTCTACTTATTCACAGAGGATAAGCAGGTGGAGCGCGAGGTGCTTGGGCGCGTTTCGTTCGGCGGCGGCTGCGTAAATGATACCATCACCCACGTAGCCAGCAGCCACCTGCCGTTCGGCGGCGTCGGCGGCTCCGGGATTGGCGGGTATCACGGCGAGCACAGCTTTGATGTTTTCTCCCACCGGAAAAGCATCGTAAAGCGGAGCACCCGAATCGACTTCGGCATTGTCTATCCGCCTTATGGCAATAAAGTCAAGCTGGCGCGGAAGCTGCTGAAGTAGCAGCGGTTAGGATTCAGGAACACAAACATAACGTAAAATAGGATCAGATGGATAGGAGAGGGTTCTGTGGCGGAACGAAAACAAGTGTTTACAGGCTCACCGTGGGAGTCAACCGTGGGATACTGCCGGGCCATCCGTGTTGGCGACCGGATTGAGGTAGCAGGAACGACAGCGATGAAGGACGGCGTAGTTTTTGGCAAAGGCAACCCTTATGAGCAAACCCGGTTTATTCTGCAGGTCATTGAGAAGGCGCTTGGGGAACTGGGTGCAGGCCTGGAGAATGTTATAAGAACAAGAATGTTCGTCACGGACATTTCCAAATGGGAGGAATTCGGAAAGGCCCATGGAGAGTTTTTCAAGGATATCCAGCCTGTTGCGACAATGGTTGAGGTAAAAGCGCTGATCGCCCCCGACCTGCTCATTGAAATCGAAGTAGAGGCTATCGCACCGTAAACCTGTTCCTGCATTTCCGCCGTTGTTGCGGAGCAAACACGCCTGCGGCGTTCTAACAACGGCGTTTCTGCCGTTGTTGCGGAGCAAACCGGCCTGCGGTGCTCTAACAACGGCATTTCTGCCGTTGTTGCGGAGCAAACCGGCCTACGGTGCTCTAACAACGGCATTTCTGCCGTTGTTTCGCCAGCGCTCTGTATGCGCTGGAATCAGAGGTACTTTTACCTCTCATCTGGCTCAACGAACCACTTCTGGCCTAATCAGAGATATTTTTACCTCTCATTTCACCCTGCGGGCCTACTTCTAGCCTAATCAGAGGTATTTATACCTTTCATTTCACCCTGCGGGCCTACTTCTGGCCAATTCAGAGGTATTTTTACCTCTCATTTCACCCCTTCGGCCTACTTCCGGCCTAATCAGAGGTATTTTTACCTCTCATTTCGCCAATAGCCCAAACTAAACTCCAGCTCAGCCCGCCGGTCTGCCGGAAATCCAGCCGGCTACCTCTTTTTCCGGGATCGGTCTGCTAATGAAGTAGCCTTGAATCTTGTCGCAGCTTGTCCGCTCCAAAAAGGCAAGCTGTTCCTGCGTCTCTACACCTTCGGCGGTTACATTCAGCCCCATGTCATGGCCAATCGTCACAATGGAGCTGGCCAGCGACATGTTGTTCGGTGTATCAATACTGTCGATAAAGGATTTATCGATCTTCAGCGTGGTAATTGGCAGCTGCTTCAGATAGCTTAGCGAAGAGTAACCTGTCCCGAAGTCGTCAAGCGCAATGCCGATTCCTCTCTGCTTAAGGGGCTCCAGCTTGGAACTGACCGCCTCGAAGGATTCCATAAAGATCGACTCTGTAATCTCCAATTCCAGGTACTCCGGTGCAAGTCCGGTATCCCCCAGTACAGTCAGCACCATATCCGTGAAGTCATCAAGCATCAATTGGACCACTGAAATATTAACCGAAATGTGATAGCCCTCGTATCCCTGTGCCTGCAATTCCCTCATGAAACGGCAGGCCTTGCGCAGCACCCATTCCCCAATCGGAACAATCAGGCGGCAATCCTCGGCGATGGTGATAAACGACAGCGGAGACACAAAGCCAAGCACCGGACTGTTCCAGCGGATCAGGGCCTCAAAACCCCATATCCGGCCTGAGCCGGTATCCACCAGCGGCTGGTATTGCAGCGACAATTCATTGTTCGCAATCGCATTCCTTAGATGATGTTCAACAATCATCCGT
This genomic window contains:
- a CDS encoding flavin reductase family protein, with translation MYIAASAQSAHDNYKLLIGSIIPRPIAFVTSINEQGVVNAAPFSFFNIVNDEPPMIMFSCVRKATGEMKHTASNILRNGEFVVHIVDEDNVAAINHTSINAPEGVSELELAGLTPVPGQMIRVPRIAECRIAMECRLTRHVELGHCDMMIGEVLCFYVEDELIHNGRIDAAKLKPVSRLAGASYAAVGRTFDMERPQYES
- a CDS encoding DMT family transporter; amino-acid sequence: MQQQRKTIALLIFLVIVWGINWPLSKIALHYAPPLLFAGIRTVIAGVILIAAALPKLKELQFKRLWPVYLVSAFLSIVFYYGFQTIGLQYVPSGLFSAIVFLQPVLLGIFAWLWLGESMYGLKLAGLVLGFLGVASLSIGGFTGSISVQGIVLALASALSWAFATVYTKRNAARVDMLWMTAMQIMIGGLVLLGAGSVIESWADITWNTAFIMNTLFISVFVIALGWMVYFSLIKEGEAGKVGSFTFLIPLISIGSSVVLLHERITLNLVVGLLLIVGSIVLVNLKQKRQHRPLKGQ
- a CDS encoding LysR family transcriptional regulator, which produces MNNNQIRLFVSIAESGSFTKAGLEMNMTQPAVSRAISALEAELAVKLLLRDRRSGLMLTDIGKRILVIFREILIGYDKVEQEIAAEKGLEKGLIRVGAFPVASAHLVPKIIRSIASSYPEIEIRLYEGTVDEVKEWLDARFIDVGLIIPPDGNFDTVPLFREKLYAVLQDDHPLRHKDVICVKDLEDEPMLICRSGYEPPVVDLFKRGGSKLNVKYEVSSYLTALNMVKEGLAVGVMSQLSLLSLPPGVIIRELAPDAYRDIHLAVNSLAEVSIAVRLFMDTALQLTASPDTAGSPGIQAGQV
- a CDS encoding aldo/keto reductase; protein product: MKYNRLGNSGLQVSALGLGTNAFGKRAGQQASIDIVHAALDHGINFIDTANIYAGSESERIIGLALEGRRQEAVLATKAGLPVHEGPGGSGSSRRHLIQELEGSLRRLKTDYVDLYQIHTFDPYTPLEETLRTLDDMVSAGKVRYIGASNYAAWELMKALGISELRNLAKYVSIQCSYSLADRTPETQLLPLCLDQGIGIIPYFPLAGGILTGKYGGSDAPPAGSRAQTDPNFSRFLSKDRIALGDAAGAIAAELAASPTVLSLAWLMHQPAVSTVIVGATKAAQLQESIQSVTLALDADSLHRLDEASRAFRHGEPFAYYRLP
- a CDS encoding sensor histidine kinase gives rise to the protein MRFWQKTLVLMLVLFVVVLDVSVIMIMNKSWRLNMNREQQRAASDHALIANSIYENLNSIKSRGMRINDTILLDVARSYGEYYRERGISLQLSNQDAPVYAEPSEPSARHISVTNELPAPYGYLQLTYRRDIEALYAGQDELNRYFVYINCISIPVLAALMYVLIRKLTKPLQSLADSTKSIAEGNYGQRVQLKNRDEFGELAQHFNRMADAVERQVTDLSAMAEEKQRMVDNLAHELRTPLTSLQGFAQYLNAAHIDEEERITASGYLWSETLRLKNLVFKLLDLSILSHQPVKRSRIPVVELFESVRRMEQANLDAAGIELILDADIPAVWGDRELLESFLVNCLENSIHASTPGLEIKLAAYEQDAAAVLEVTDSGRGMSAAHLERVFEPFYRVDHARSREHGGAGLGLALCRQIAEAHQAQLSLKSEEQKGTTIQLILQLHNNGPLTL
- a CDS encoding response regulator transcription factor, with amino-acid sequence MATILVVEDEKPISDLITMNLKLVGHRFFKAFDGAQMQQILEQEKIDLILLDVMLPVMDGFEWMRRHRHPGVPVIFITAKDSLADRITGFELGADDYIIKPFEILELLARINVVLRRNIKEEEGFTAGDVDIRLAARQIYRSGQLVELTAREFELLEVLIQNQNIALSREKLLELAWGYEFEGDTRTVDVHIRQLRKKLGWEERIRTVYKLGYRLEAER
- the hcp gene encoding hydroxylamine reductase, whose amino-acid sequence is MSEMFCFQCQEAAKGSGCTIQGVCGKTSEVANLQDLLLYTLKGISIFAQRGRELGITDPATEKFITGSMFATITNANFTPEHFTTRIREGLALRDQWRNRLNSAGAEAALSGHDAALWTAGTDEELQLKAQEVGVLATEHEDIRSLRELLTYGLKGMAAYMEHAAVLGYYEPNAQAFMEKGLAAVLDDTLSGDELTALVLECGKLGVEVMALLDRANTSTYGNPEITKVNIGVGTRPGILISGHDLKDMDSLLKQTEGTGVDVYTHSEMLPAHYYPAFKKYSHFVGNYGNAWWKQNEEFASFNGPILMTTNCIVPPKDSYIHRLYTTGHTGFPGVQHIAAGENGEKDFSAIIEQAKSCEAPTEIETGEIVGGFAHAAVMNVADQVVEAVQSGAIKQFFVMAGCDGRMKSRNYYTEFAAELPGDTVILTAGCAKYKYNKLALGEVGGIPRVLDAGQCNDSYSLVVIALKLKEVFGLEDINDLPIAYNIAWYEQKAVIVLLALLHLGVKNIHLGPTLPAFLSPNVAKVLVDTFGISGITSVQEDMEHFIAAV
- a CDS encoding Crp/Fnr family transcriptional regulator, producing MKPDPAVLQACLLFRGRSVEEIESLLHKMIYTVSEFPRKTVILAEGDKADRLGIVLSGRVEVQKNHPTGSGVTIAHLNQGQTIGEAVLFRRNNSVPATVTASDPCTVMFIGKQELLRMFTADTDLLTRFIENLSERLVLVNRKIEILSAGPLRRRIVDFLLEQAELQSSATVRLPFSRKEWAEHLNTARPSLSREMGILRDQGWILFKGREITLLDMDQMKDYIHSVEADSGGKS